The proteins below are encoded in one region of Salvelinus fontinalis isolate EN_2023a chromosome 10, ASM2944872v1, whole genome shotgun sequence:
- the LOC129863645 gene encoding uncharacterized protein LOC129863645, with product MDISQDSQTFTQILRDITELEPAVGSPEQIAYIPTPTLNCTEIPPRTGAIGSLHGFCEGYAYETIVPYSQDVFTHKPQTETLNGLSTPLTQDRWTPPIKHQRTIRAQIHRSASPEQYYWEGIHETALQGQGSQATDQADAIIRVAQRHVPEFSELLQNSPLQKSRDSSPAYKDLQEATHLDPEEAPKTPVTRTAKPDDFKVLNDISEVDDLMFCEVANLIEAANSGGATASCEIDQAVLFKAFTQGLKSRKALLQRRMGILFEHQYNQDVSFWRRELPRMLNNSRVKTSKYLR from the exons ATGGATATTTCTCAAG atTCTCAAACCTTCACTCAGATTCTCCGAGATATAACTGAACTCGAACCGGCCGTAGGGTCTCCGGAACAAATTGCTTACATCCCAACGCCGACCCTGAATTGTA CGGAAATACCTCCTAGAACGGGTGCCATAGGGAGTCTACACGGTTTCTGTGAAGGATATGCCTACGAGACAATTGTGCCCTACTCCCAGGATGTATTTACACACAAGCCGCAAACAGAGACTTTAAACGGCCTGTCAACTCCCCTGACCCAGGACCGCTGGACGCCCCCTATTAAACACCAACGGACAATCAGGGCCCAGATCCACAGGTCCGCTTCACCCGAACAATACTACTGGGAGGGTATTCACGAGACAGCGTTACAAGGACAAG gctcacaagctacagaccaggcagatgCTATAATTAGGGTTGCCCAAAGACATGTTCCCGAGTTCTCAGAGCTTCTTCAGAACAGCCCTCTTCAAAAAAGCCGAG ACTCCTCGCCTGCTTATAAAGACCTCCAAGAAGCTACACATCTAGATCCCGAGGAGGCGCCAAAGACCCCAGTCACCAGAACAGCGAAGCCTGatgatttcaaagttttaaatGACATTTCTGAGGTAGACGATTTGATGTTCTGTGAAGTGGCCAACCTTATTGAAGCGGCCAATTCTGGTGGGGCAACAGCCTCTTGTGAAATAGACCAAGCCGTGCTTTTCAAGGCTTTTACACAGGGTTTAAAATCACGAAAGGCTTTACTTCAACGTCGTATGGGTATTCTATTCGAACATCAATACAATCAGGATGTGTCATTCTGGCGTAGAGAGCTTCCCCGCATGTTAAACAACAGTAGGGTTAAAACAAGCAAATACCTCCGTTAA